AGTATTTATGCGatatatatagaataaATCCATAaacatttatatattacAGCAGccttatttttgaatagaCGGCAATGTTCAAGAATGTATCGTCAAAAATCTGAATCTGAGCCCAGTATGTCGTCTAGTTCTGCGTTCGACAAGATCAAAGATTGGGATGAATCGTGGTTGACGCTATTATCCACTTGGTTTTTGTCGTTATTTTTCCAGAGTTTTTGTGTGTCCCGTAACAGGCTTCTCGCCAAACATTTGGTATAGTTCATATCAATTATTCTCTTCTTATTATCATTCCTCTCTTCGTCAAACAATGAGATGATTTCTGTAACCTTTTGACAGTGTGGAACTTTTACACCTTTGGTGTATTGTACAAGATTAGGCTCAACATCAAAGGAAACCCCCTCTGGCATATAATGCCTTCTGAATAGATCTCTGTCGTCTACTGTTAATACCAGGTTTTTCTTGTCATCAATGCACttctttcccttttcaaaactgTGTTGGTTTTCTCGGATGTCTTCCATATTTTCCTCGATTTTAGCTGGAAAACTACAATCATTCACAAATATAGCCATGCTAGGGTGTTGAAAATTAGGAAGTGGCTTTCGCTGGCCAAGATTCTCCTCAATAGGGTCAATGACAGCCTCCAGTTCTTTTTGGCGTCCATTCCGTCCATTCGCAATAAGGacatcattattatcgctgatttcctcatcttcagtttctaatgaagaagaaacttcCTCAGTTGAATCATTTTCCAGATTATCCAAAgctttaaaaattttctgccTCTTGATAgggttttcattttttgttacCAGTTGTTTCCCACCACTTTCATTCACCAAGAACTTATTAAGTAAACTACTTGCACTAACAATACTGGTTTCAACATTATCGGGCATAAAAAACTTCTTCgtcattttattttcctgaactttctttttccttactatggttttttttggctttaCTTTTTTGCCCATCATACACTGGGTGGCATAACGAATAACTTCGTCAACATCTTCCATTTCATTGATTACTTcgttttcatcattaatCGTGATCAACGTCTCGCGACACTCTGGAATAATGTCTTCAGGGATTATTCGGTCCGATTTTTTGTAGTCAATGCATTGTTTGGATATAAGCGCTTGAAGAGTTGAATAGTCTTCCATAGCTCGCTCAAATTTGTATGATTCATTACTACTAAACAGTAATACTATTTTACCATCCCGCTTTCTACCTGTTCTACCCATACGCTGGATATTTTTGATTGGGCTACTTGTAGTGTCATAGCAGATTATTAAATCAACTTCCCCAATATCCAAACCTTCTTCTCCAATAGATGTACAAACTAGAACATTATATTCACCCTTTTTGAAGTTATGGATAACCtctttttgcattttttggTTCATTCCGCTAACCTGTGCCTCCTCAGAGCTCCCCGTTCTTCTGGCACTTCTTTCAAGtttatcattttccacTTTTTTAGTTCGTTCAGCTTCCAAAaattcctcttcctcttgcCTTTTCAATCTCTccatcttcttccttccCTTTGGCGCATGTTTTCTTGTGTATTTGACTTCATCAAAACCTTCTTTTGCACGAGCTTgtccaataaaaatatgagGCCTGATTCGATTGTCGGCTACCGAGTCTATGAATTTCACAATTTCAAGTGCGCTTTCTCTAAGTTCtgtaaaaataataaccCTCGAGTCAGAACCcctttcttgaaaaaattccattAGTTCATCTCTTACACATTGTAGTTTCCCATGACCGACAAATTTCGGATCACTTAAATAATTTTCACATTgctttttaatatttttcaaaattggaTGGTAATAAAACTCAGCTGCAATTTTATTAGTAGATTTTTTAAGATTATATTTCGTAGTGAATTCTGTACATTTATTCTGAAAGTAATTAAAAAATGTCCTTATTCCAtaaattttcaatcttttcaGCATTTGTCCCACATTATTCAATAGctgtaaaataaaaaaattccgCCACTTAATTCCTTCAGGTATAGTGGGGTTAGCGATGATTTTTTGGCTTTGTTGCATTGCTTTGAAGGCGTTTATTTGTGAAGGATCACATTCCTCATATATACCCAATTCTACAGCCTGTTGAAGCACAGGCTTGACAGCTATACCTAATTGTTCGATTATGTCTTCAATTTCTAACAAAAGAGGtacttcaattttttccttttttcttttcttcatataTTTCACGATATCCATACTTTCTTCAGTTCTAATTTCgattttggaaatatcCAAATTATTAACCACTTCTTGGACACCCTCCAAGTCAGAAGCCGGTGTAGCAGTCAATGCTAATAATCTGTATGATGAATTAAACCTGTCTATGAATTTTACCACATTTGTATACGCGTAGGAGCCAGTAGCCCTGTGAGCTTCGTCAATGACAAGACACACAATATCCTTAGGATCCAAAACACCTCTCTTCAAATCATTCTCCACCACTTGCGGTGTGGCAAAGAAAACTCTCTTATTAGCCcaaatttcttctctaTTTTTCCTACTCTTATCGAGTAAGATAGCAGTTTGATCCGAAGGTATTCCTGTTATACCTAAGCATGCCTTAATTTGCTGGGCCACCAAAGGCCTAGTAGGAGCAGTGAAGATTATTTTAGCTTTTTTGGTCCAACGAAAATAATTTAACATTACAGTACTGGCAATGAACGTTTTACCCATACCCGTAGGGATGGCGCATAATgtattttgaaacaaagaTTTATGAACAATTGTATACTGATAATCCCTTATCTCGTAATTTGTAGGGTACACGTAGAACGATAAAGCATCGTAATCCAGCTCATGATGCGTAGGCCCGAAACTGACAtgtctttgaatttcttcGTACACAGTTTTCTGCCCAGGTAAAACGTTATTATGGAGATCTTTTTGAACCGGTACAGCGCGTCTCGTTATAGTTTCTTTGACCGATTTGTTGATAGCCTTTTCATACAGTTTATCCAGttcgtcatcttcaaaatcactAAAGTAATCATCTGCACTAGCCATCAGAATGAAAAGGGGAAACtaaaaattaaaacaaAATCGGAACGTGTTGAATAAACTGAAGTGAGCCACTATATTCTCGAACCACAATTCTTAGCTCCCTTCGTGATACAGCACAGAGGACCTCTATTGATCAATTCAAGATGCCCAGATATATATACAGGTAAACCAGTTATTACGCATTACCCGGTTTATGTCCCCAATGTAAGCCTCTAAGAGAGGGATGTCAATGGAAAGGAAGACTATGGATTTCGTTTGAATCAATCTTGCAAATTTCCGATGTGATTATCCTTTTGGAGTGTGACTTTTATGTCCCttcattctcttttttgACTAGTCTTTTCTGCCACATGCACTAGGAAGTGGGTCTTGCTTTGCTAGGCGCgaagcaaaagaaaagg
This region of Saccharomyces paradoxus chromosome IX, complete sequence genomic DNA includes:
- the MPH1 gene encoding 3'-5' DNA helicase (3'-5' DNA helicase involved in error-free bypass of DNA lesions~similar to YIR002C), whose translation is MASADDYFSDFEDDELDKLYEKAINKSVKETITRRAVPVQKDLHNNVLPGQKTVYEEIQRHVSFGPTHHELDYDALSFYVYPTNYEIRDYQYTIVHKSLFQNTLCAIPTGMGKTFIASTVMLNYFRWTKKAKIIFTAPTRPLVAQQIKACLGITGIPSDQTAILLDKSRKNREEIWANKRVFFATPQVVENDLKRGVLDPKDIVCLVIDEAHRATGSYAYTNVVKFIDRFNSSYRLLALTATPASDLEGVQEVVNNLDISKIEIRTEESMDIVKYMKKRKKEKIEVPLLLEIEDIIEQLGIAVKPVLQQAVELGIYEECDPSQINAFKAMQQSQKIIANPTIPEGIKWRNFFILQLLNNVGQMLKRLKIYGIRTFFNYFQNKCTEFTTKYNLKKSTNKIAAEFYYHPILKNIKKQCENYLSDPKFVGHGKLQCVRDELMEFFQERGSDSRVIIFTELRESALEIVKFIDSVADNRIRPHIFIGQARAKEGFDEVKYTRKHAPKGRKKMERLKRQEEEEFLEAERTKKVENDKLERSARRTGSSEEAQVSGMNQKMQKEVIHNFKKGEYNVLVCTSIGEEGLDIGEVDLIICYDTTSSPIKNIQRMGRTGRKRDGKIVLLFSSNESYKFERAMEDYSTLQALISKQCIDYKKSDRIIPEDIIPECRETLITINDENEVINEMEDVDEVIRYATQCMMGKKVKPKKTIVRKKKVQENKMTKKFFMPDNVETSIVSASSLLNKFLVNESGGKQLVTKNENPIKRQKIFKALDNLENDSTEEVSSSLETEDEEISDNNDVLIANGRNGRQKELEAVIDPIEENLGQRKPLPNFQHPSMAIFVNDCSFPAKIEENMEDIRENQHSFEKGKKCIDDKKNLVLTVDDRDLFRRHYMPEGVSFDVEPNLVQYTKGVKVPHCQKVTEIISLFDEERNDNKKRIIDMNYTKCLARSLLRDTQKLWKNNDKNQVDNSVNHDSSQSLILSNAELDDILGSDSDF